From one Lotus japonicus ecotype B-129 chromosome 3, LjGifu_v1.2 genomic stretch:
- the LOC130743411 gene encoding F-box/FBD/LRR-repeat protein At3g26920-like, producing MSSSADRMLIPLNGNSRRKSESEDEENKDRLSDLSDCILLHILSFVKAKHAVQTCVLSTRWKDLWKYLPTLILHSLDFSSLPSFTKFVSRLLTIRDGSTVLQGLDFEHLGWVQPNLLKRIVKYAVLHNIQRLGLIVTTSDIEHIPNCIFSSQTLTSLKLLSYGYTKRTLFPKSLNLPALTTLHLVNFDFCVNDDGVVAEPFSVLNRLNSLIIENCNLSGAAYILCISSKTLTNLTVLHPCQYYKVYFFSPSLRTFAFTGTPFETLCGINISSIEHVNFDIHWWCAEYSFILLSWLVNLTNIKSLTVSTSTLQVLFSIPYLWEFKSPILGSLKSLKIKLREDKLQKVPGLLKDPFSSVPDWVVDYLLQNSPSAKVDIIRY from the exons ATGTCTAGTTCAGCCGATAGGATGTTGATTCCACTGAATGGAAATAGTAGAAGGAAAAGTGAGAGTGAAGATGAAGAGAACAAAGACCGGCTCAGTGACTTATCGGATTGCATTCTCCTTCACATTTTATCATTTGTGAAAGCCAAACATGCAGTCCAAACATGTGTGTTATCCACAAGATGGAAGGATCTCTGGAAATATCTCCCAACCCTTATTTTACATTCCCTAGACTTTTCCAGTTTGCCGAGCTTCACCAAATTCGTCTCTCGGCTTCTGACTATTCGCGATGGCTCAACCGTGCTGCAAGGTCTAGATTTTGAGCATCTTGGTTGGGTTCAACCTAACCTCCTCAAAAGGATTGTAAAATATGCTGTTTTACACAATATCCAGCGATTAGGATTGATTGTCACAACCTCTGATATTGAACATATTCCGAATTGCATTTTTTCATCTCAGACTTTGACATCTCTCAAGCTCCTATCTTACGGTTACACTAAGAGAACATTATTTCCGAAGTCTCTTAATTTACCAGCATTAACTACCTTGCATCTAGTGAATTTCGACTTCTGTGTAAATGACGATGGTGTTGTTGCTGAACCCTTTTCAGTTTTAAATAGGTTAAATAGTTTGATCATTGAAAATTGTAACCTTAGTGGTGCTGCATATATCCTATGCATATCAAGTAAGACGCTGACCAATTTGACCGTGCTTCACCCTTGTCAGTACTACAAAGTGTATTTCTTTTCTCCAAGTCTTCGTACCTTTGCCTTTACGGGTACTCCTTTTGAGACTCTGTGTGGGATAAATATATCTTCCATTGAACATGTAAATTTTGATATACATTGGTGGTGTGCAGAGTATTCTTTTATTCTTCTCAGTTGGCTGGTAAACCTTACCAATATAAAATCATTGACGGTTTCCACAAGTACTCTTCAG GTTCTCTTTTCAATTCCTTATTTGTGGGAGTTTAAGTCTCCTATCTTAGGTAGCTTGAAGTCATTGAAAATTAAACTGAGAGAAGACAAGTTACAGAAAGTACCTGGCCTGTTGAAAGATCCATTTTCATCTGTACCTGATTGGGTAGTGGATTATTTGCTTCAAAACTCACCTTCTGCAAAGGTTGACATCATAAGGTATTAA